One window of the Janthinobacterium sp. PAMC25594 genome contains the following:
- a CDS encoding TIGR03088 family PEP-CTERM/XrtA system glycosyltransferase: MALDTDAGRTREANSAPLIVHVIHQLDVGGLENGLVNLINHLPPERYRHAIVCLKNATAFRQRLTTPGVDVISLDKREGKDWRHYLRLYRVLKQLRPTLVHTRNLGCLEAQLLACLAGVRLRVHGEHGRDMSDLHGTRRKYRLLRKCMLPLVQHFIAVSADLGQWLVDVIGAAPAQVSHIGNGVDSVQFHPRLGPPAAVGPPGFLCNGAFVIGSVGRMAAVKDHASLVRAFLLLLAQPGARARLRLIIVGDGPCRQACLELLRQAGVAHLAWLPGARDDVAQLLRAMDLFVLPSLAEGSSNTILEAMATGLPIVATQVGGNAELVQSGWSGTLVPPGSPEMLADAMLDYYSMPELGPRHGARGRRQVLAEHSLPAMAGAYLAVYDRLTGARQPSPLSTYP, from the coding sequence ATGGCCCTTGACACGGATGCTGGCCGCACACGGGAGGCCAACAGCGCCCCGCTGATCGTGCACGTGATCCACCAACTCGACGTGGGCGGGCTGGAAAACGGCCTGGTGAACCTGATCAACCATCTGCCGCCCGAACGCTACCGGCACGCCATCGTCTGCCTGAAGAACGCCACCGCGTTTCGCCAGCGCCTGACCACGCCCGGTGTCGATGTCATCAGCCTGGACAAGCGCGAGGGCAAGGACTGGCGCCACTACCTGCGCCTGTACCGCGTGCTGAAACAGCTGCGCCCGACACTCGTGCACACGCGCAACCTGGGCTGCCTCGAAGCGCAACTGCTGGCCTGCCTGGCCGGCGTGCGCCTGCGCGTGCATGGCGAACACGGGCGCGACATGAGCGACTTGCACGGCACCCGCCGCAAATACCGGCTGCTGCGCAAATGCATGCTGCCGCTGGTGCAGCACTTCATCGCCGTCAGCGCCGACCTGGGACAATGGCTGGTGGACGTCATCGGCGCGGCGCCCGCGCAGGTATCGCACATCGGCAATGGCGTCGACAGCGTGCAATTCCATCCGCGCCTGGGGCCGCCGGCCGCCGTCGGGCCGCCCGGCTTCCTGTGCAACGGCGCCTTCGTCATTGGCAGCGTGGGCCGCATGGCCGCCGTCAAGGACCATGCCTCGCTGGTACGGGCGTTCCTGCTGTTGCTGGCGCAGCCGGGCGCCCGCGCGCGCCTGCGCCTGATCATCGTCGGCGACGGGCCGTGCCGCCAGGCCTGCCTGGAGCTGCTGCGACAGGCCGGCGTGGCCCATCTGGCCTGGCTGCCCGGCGCGCGCGACGACGTGGCGCAGCTGCTGCGCGCCATGGACCTGTTCGTGCTGCCCTCGCTGGCCGAAGGCAGTTCGAACACCATCCTCGAAGCGATGGCGACGGGACTGCCCATCGTCGCCACGCAGGTGGGCGGCAACGCGGAACTGGTGCAGTCGGGCTGGAGCGGCACACTGGTGCCGCCCGGCTCTCCCGAAATGCTGGCCGACGCCATGCTCGACTACTACAGCATGCCCGAACTGGGGCCGCGCCACGGCGCGCGCGGGCGCCGCCAGGTGCTGGCCGAGCACAGCCTGCCCGCCATGGCCGGCGCCTACCTGGCCGTGTACGACCGCCTGACGGGCGCGCGCCAGCCCTCTCCCCTGTCCACTTATCCCTGA
- the xrtA gene encoding exosortase A produces MSLQLDQVARLPDVAVLPHPQGQQQALAILLLALAAVVLLYHATFWSMLELWSRSQTFAHGFLIVPISCWLAWRQRARLAALAPQPSWQGLLLLGALGLAWLLADAANVSVVEQYAATAMLPACVLAILGWPAVRLLAFPLAYLFLAVPFGEVFLDPLIDFTAAFTVTALQWTGVPVFRDGNNFSLPTGNWSVVEACSGLRYLIAALALGALYAHVHCHSTGRRLAVMAAALLVPILANGVRAYLIVMLGHLSGMRLAVGVDHLIYGWLFFGLVVLLLFWLAARWRELPPARAALAPTLSARPGASAAAASRHAVVRASVACLLLAALWPALALASHRDDGAVPPGSPVVLALPDPPAWRRLHDAAPAWQAPYAGTPARFAATYALGDGAPVGLQLHWYARQARDAELLTHQSSPYGARWMALAQRVQDITLAGGALAVRESVLRHGGERLLVWRIYRQGGIVTARPVLVKLLLAQAKLLGRRQDGADILVFAAYDELAPPPRARLHAFLQAALPVIEQRLQELPHGP; encoded by the coding sequence ATGAGCTTGCAGCTCGACCAGGTCGCCCGCTTGCCGGACGTGGCCGTCCTGCCGCATCCGCAGGGCCAGCAGCAAGCGCTGGCGATCCTGCTGCTGGCCCTGGCCGCCGTCGTGCTGCTGTACCACGCCACCTTCTGGTCGATGCTGGAACTGTGGTCGCGCTCGCAGACCTTCGCGCACGGCTTCCTGATCGTGCCCATCAGCTGCTGGCTGGCCTGGCGCCAGCGCGCCCGCCTGGCCGCGCTGGCGCCCCAGCCGTCGTGGCAAGGCTTGCTGCTGCTGGGCGCGCTGGGCCTGGCCTGGCTGCTGGCCGACGCCGCCAACGTGTCCGTGGTGGAACAATATGCGGCCACGGCCATGCTGCCCGCCTGCGTGCTGGCCATCCTCGGCTGGCCGGCCGTGCGCCTGCTGGCCTTTCCCCTCGCGTATCTGTTCCTGGCCGTGCCGTTTGGCGAAGTCTTCCTCGATCCCCTGATCGACTTCACGGCGGCCTTCACGGTGACGGCGCTGCAATGGACGGGCGTACCTGTGTTTCGCGATGGCAACAATTTTTCGCTGCCGACCGGTAACTGGTCGGTGGTAGAAGCGTGCAGCGGCTTGCGCTACCTGATCGCCGCGCTGGCCCTGGGTGCCCTGTACGCGCATGTGCACTGCCACAGCACGGGGCGGCGCCTGGCCGTCATGGCCGCCGCGCTGCTGGTGCCCATCCTGGCCAATGGCGTGCGCGCCTACCTGATCGTGATGCTGGGTCACCTGAGCGGCATGCGCCTGGCCGTGGGCGTCGACCACCTGATCTATGGCTGGCTGTTCTTCGGCCTGGTGGTATTGCTGCTGTTCTGGCTGGCCGCGCGCTGGCGCGAATTGCCGCCGGCGCGCGCCGCCTTGGCGCCCACCCTGTCAGCCCGGCCCGGCGCCAGCGCCGCTGCGGCCAGCCGGCACGCCGTCGTGCGCGCCAGCGTGGCTTGCCTGCTGCTGGCGGCGCTGTGGCCGGCGCTGGCGCTGGCCAGTCACCGCGACGACGGCGCCGTGCCGCCGGGTTCCCCCGTTGTGCTGGCCTTGCCCGATCCGCCCGCCTGGCGGCGCCTGCACGATGCGGCACCCGCCTGGCAGGCGCCGTATGCGGGCACGCCCGCGCGGTTTGCCGCCACGTATGCACTCGGCGACGGTGCACCGGTGGGACTGCAGCTGCACTGGTATGCGCGCCAGGCGCGCGATGCCGAACTGCTGACGCACCAGTCCTCGCCATACGGCGCGCGCTGGATGGCGCTGGCGCAACGCGTGCAAGACATCACCCTGGCCGGCGGCGCCCTGGCCGTGCGCGAAAGCGTGCTGAGGCACGGTGGCGAACGCCTGCTGGTGTGGCGCATCTACCGCCAGGGCGGCATCGTCACGGCCCGCCCCGTGCTGGTCAAGCTGCTGCTGGCGCAAGCCAAGCTGCTGGGCAGGCGCCAGGATGGCGCCGACATCCTCGTCTTTGCCGCCTACGACGAGCTGGCGCCGCCGCCGCGCGCGCGCCTGCACGCCTTCCTGCAGGCGGCGCTGCCCGTCATCGAACAACGCCTGCAGGAGCTGCCGCATGGCCCTTGA